A genomic window from Micromonospora sp. WMMA1947 includes:
- a CDS encoding thioesterase: protein MTTTHIAGPNLAAVLRERTRTRLRPRYEGANICTWIGFKHVNYLVEEAVLEHLRSGGLAPGELYERYGLGVDLVDLDTRVLHAFHIDDVVLADVTPLDPVDGELAFSVVLHVDGDEPIRAATARVRVVLRRDSGDTPEAPPELRPITTPAIRRTERKFATAPGGNEFHWSWRIPYFYCHFTERLQMSGYLRLMEEAVDLFLEQRGISIRTLLDEQDWIPVVPRSRVTILDEVRMEQELDLVFTVQNVFKGLTYDARLDWYVQDQHGRRLVAVGHITHGYALIENRRDWHLVEFDERMLNALSSPPAGATAVRDRGRTATGEPRG from the coding sequence GTGACCACGACGCACATCGCCGGACCGAACCTCGCCGCTGTACTGCGCGAGCGGACACGGACGCGGCTGCGACCCCGGTACGAAGGGGCCAACATCTGTACCTGGATCGGCTTCAAGCACGTCAACTACCTGGTCGAGGAGGCGGTGCTGGAGCATCTGCGCAGCGGTGGGTTGGCACCCGGCGAGCTCTACGAGCGGTACGGCCTCGGCGTGGATCTCGTCGACCTGGACACCCGCGTGCTGCACGCCTTCCACATCGACGACGTGGTGCTGGCGGATGTGACCCCGCTCGACCCGGTCGACGGTGAACTTGCCTTCTCCGTCGTCCTGCACGTGGACGGCGACGAGCCGATCCGGGCGGCCACCGCGCGGGTCCGGGTCGTGCTCCGCCGCGACAGCGGCGACACGCCCGAGGCGCCGCCGGAGCTGCGACCGATCACCACGCCGGCGATCCGTCGAACCGAACGGAAATTCGCGACCGCGCCGGGCGGCAACGAGTTCCACTGGAGCTGGCGCATCCCGTACTTCTACTGCCACTTCACCGAGCGGCTGCAGATGTCGGGTTACCTGCGGCTGATGGAGGAGGCCGTGGACCTCTTCCTCGAGCAGCGCGGCATCTCGATCCGGACGCTGCTCGACGAGCAGGACTGGATTCCCGTCGTGCCCCGCTCGCGCGTCACCATCCTCGACGAGGTCCGCATGGAGCAGGAACTCGACCTCGTCTTCACCGTGCAGAACGTCTTCAAGGGCCTCACCTACGACGCCCGACTCGACTGGTACGTCCAGGACCAACACGGCCGGCGACTCGTCGCGGTGGGACACATCACCCACGGGTACGCCCTGATCGAGAACCGACGGGACTGGCACCTGGTCGAGTTCGACGAGCGCATGCTGAACGCACTGTCATCGCCGCCCGCCGGGGCCACCGCCGTGCGGGATCGGGGCCGTACGGCCACCGGGGAGCCACGGGGATGA
- a CDS encoding beta-ketoacyl synthase N-terminal-like domain-containing protein, with protein MSDPVVVTGIGTAIAGVGGVGDLLGPDPVRGDDDPAERITGRGHRYKDRATRLGLVAGEAALRDAGLPSDRAIPPQLSTGVVVSSNLGNVDTVCDTVRTIADETYLATSPMLLPNTASNVIASWLAITYGLRGVNLTFCNGPTSGLDAVHWARTMIRSGRVERMLVVGVEPVTEPVRRLAAADRGDAVGPGPSGSALLFDGAVGLVVEDARVAAARQARVLATVDRYARAGSHDEATRAVCPPDARLGLWCPPEQPDGLPHNPGTLPSAVLAAARLDLTAVLGRSSGALGVLQCAAGAAWLADGTPGSVLATAGVGAPTTAPGRFDDATSALVLTAGAFR; from the coding sequence ATGTCCGATCCCGTGGTGGTGACCGGCATCGGTACCGCCATCGCCGGTGTGGGTGGCGTCGGTGACCTGCTCGGCCCCGACCCGGTGCGCGGCGACGACGACCCGGCCGAGCGCATCACCGGTCGCGGACATCGCTACAAGGACCGTGCGACCCGGCTCGGGCTCGTCGCCGGCGAGGCCGCGCTCCGCGACGCCGGACTGCCGTCCGATCGGGCAATACCGCCGCAGCTCAGCACCGGCGTCGTGGTCAGCTCGAACCTGGGAAACGTGGACACTGTCTGCGACACCGTGCGGACCATCGCGGACGAGACGTACCTCGCCACCAGTCCGATGCTGCTGCCCAACACGGCCAGCAATGTCATCGCGTCCTGGCTGGCGATCACCTACGGCCTGCGCGGGGTCAACCTGACCTTCTGCAACGGCCCCACCTCCGGGCTGGACGCCGTCCACTGGGCGCGCACGATGATCCGCTCCGGGCGCGTCGAGCGGATGCTGGTGGTCGGGGTCGAGCCGGTGACCGAGCCGGTGCGCCGGCTGGCCGCGGCGGATCGCGGGGACGCCGTCGGACCCGGGCCGTCCGGATCGGCCCTGCTCTTCGACGGCGCGGTCGGGCTGGTCGTGGAGGACGCCCGTGTCGCGGCCGCCCGGCAGGCCCGCGTCCTCGCTACCGTCGACCGGTACGCCCGTGCCGGCTCCCACGACGAGGCGACCCGCGCGGTGTGCCCGCCAGACGCGCGGTTGGGACTGTGGTGTCCGCCGGAGCAACCCGACGGCCTGCCCCACAACCCGGGCACGCTGCCGTCGGCGGTACTTGCCGCGGCGCGGCTGGACCTGACCGCCGTGCTCGGGCGCAGCTCCGGCGCCCTCGGCGTCCTGCAGTGCGCGGCCGGCGCGGCCTGGCTGGCGGACGGGACACCCGGATCGGTTCTGGCCACCGCCGGCGTCGGTGCGCCCACCACCGCCCCCGGCCGCTTCGACGACGCCACGTCCGCCCTGGTCCTCACCGCCGGAGCTTTCCGATGA
- a CDS encoding alpha/beta hydrolase, which translates to MTVPRWPGDPAMAPVSGPVATARQPVRVHRMRPARGLSCQRVLLLNGLAGSPTIWRPFAQRVPAEIELWGAELPWASGGDPRWQAAGGTTTDVVAEALAGVPRGADVVIAHSFAANALLELLCRRVPDRLQAVVLVSPFYRATPDRFDWSDISFYLNNFHRILAEGIRVSAAQPPADEVVERMALRLRERIGPYGWMRFFDAYLRTPFLDLTGVLVPVLVIGGRRDIAVPIEDVEALAQALPAGRLARVAASGHFAMAEHPPWFTSVVQDFLAVNAPPSPLPIVDVPLELL; encoded by the coding sequence ATGACCGTCCCGCGGTGGCCCGGCGATCCGGCGATGGCGCCCGTGTCCGGGCCGGTGGCCACAGCCCGGCAACCGGTCCGCGTGCACCGGATGCGGCCCGCACGGGGCCTCTCGTGTCAGCGGGTGCTGCTGCTCAACGGCCTCGCCGGCAGCCCGACGATCTGGCGACCGTTCGCCCAGCGGGTGCCCGCCGAGATCGAACTGTGGGGCGCCGAGCTGCCCTGGGCATCCGGGGGAGACCCACGCTGGCAGGCCGCCGGCGGCACCACGACCGACGTGGTGGCCGAGGCGCTCGCCGGGGTGCCGCGTGGCGCGGACGTGGTCATCGCCCACTCGTTCGCCGCGAACGCGCTGCTGGAGCTGCTCTGCCGACGGGTACCGGACCGGTTGCAGGCGGTCGTTCTGGTCTCACCGTTCTACCGGGCCACACCAGACCGCTTCGACTGGTCGGACATCAGCTTCTACCTCAACAACTTCCACCGCATCCTCGCCGAAGGGATCCGGGTCTCCGCCGCCCAACCTCCGGCCGACGAGGTGGTGGAGCGGATGGCCCTGCGGCTTCGGGAAAGGATCGGCCCGTACGGGTGGATGCGGTTCTTCGACGCCTACCTGCGTACCCCGTTCCTGGATCTGACCGGGGTGCTGGTCCCGGTCCTGGTGATCGGCGGCCGGCGGGACATCGCCGTGCCCATCGAGGACGTCGAGGCGCTGGCCCAGGCCCTACCGGCGGGCCGGCTCGCCCGGGTCGCCGCGAGCGGCCATTTCGCCATGGCGGAACACCCGCCCTGGTTCACCTCCGTCGTCCAGGACTTCCTCGCGGTGAACGCGCCGCCGTCCCCCCTGCCCATCGTCGACGTACCCCTGGAGTTGCTGTGA
- a CDS encoding beta-ketoacyl-[acyl-carrier-protein] synthase family protein encodes MSALITGMGAVAAVGDDVPAIFDALCAGRSGVGPLRGFDPTRFRAQHAYEIDDRPPSGEDLTLRATRWLEQAVQQALTDAGLDDDLSDVPVLIGTTLRELRSVELCWRDDVPFDLRDLHFGTALRRRFGATRTYTVANACSASLYALGLAADMIDLGEADTVVVAGVDTITESTYGMLDRVYPLPPEAVRPFDRDRRGMLQGDGAVAVVLRREADGPGGGQRHARVRGVGLNCDAYHPSAPDAESIATVIADAHRRAGTKPAEIDLVMLHGTGTPRNDEAEAEALRSVFADDVRSCRMTAIKSMTGHTAGASGLHSLVVAVRAMRESRIPPVVGLVRPIEEVAGFGLVADRELRAPVRTAQVHSFGFGGLNAVAIVEKVS; translated from the coding sequence GTGAGTGCACTGATCACGGGAATGGGCGCGGTAGCCGCGGTCGGCGACGACGTCCCCGCCATCTTCGACGCGCTCTGCGCCGGGCGGAGCGGAGTCGGCCCACTGCGCGGGTTCGACCCGACCCGCTTCAGGGCCCAGCACGCCTACGAGATCGACGACCGCCCACCGTCGGGGGAGGACCTGACGCTGCGGGCGACCCGATGGCTGGAACAGGCGGTGCAGCAGGCACTAACCGACGCCGGCCTCGACGACGACCTGTCGGACGTGCCGGTGCTGATCGGCACCACCCTGCGGGAGCTGCGCTCGGTCGAACTGTGCTGGCGGGACGACGTCCCCTTCGACCTACGGGACCTGCACTTCGGCACCGCCCTGCGCCGCCGCTTCGGCGCGACCCGGACCTACACCGTCGCCAACGCCTGCTCGGCGTCGCTCTACGCGCTGGGGTTGGCCGCCGACATGATCGACCTCGGTGAGGCCGACACCGTCGTGGTCGCCGGTGTGGACACCATCACCGAGAGCACCTACGGCATGCTCGACCGGGTCTACCCGCTCCCTCCCGAAGCGGTGCGCCCGTTCGACCGGGACCGTCGGGGCATGTTGCAGGGCGACGGCGCGGTGGCGGTCGTGCTGCGCCGCGAGGCCGACGGCCCGGGCGGCGGCCAGCGCCACGCCAGGGTCCGGGGCGTGGGGCTGAACTGCGACGCCTATCACCCGTCCGCCCCGGACGCGGAGAGCATCGCAACGGTCATCGCCGACGCCCACCGTCGGGCCGGCACCAAACCCGCCGAGATCGATCTGGTCATGCTTCACGGCACCGGTACCCCCCGCAACGACGAGGCGGAGGCGGAGGCGCTGCGGTCGGTCTTCGCCGACGACGTCCGATCCTGCCGGATGACCGCGATCAAGTCGATGACCGGGCACACCGCGGGCGCCTCCGGGCTGCACAGCCTCGTCGTCGCCGTCCGCGCGATGCGGGAGAGCCGGATACCGCCCGTCGTCGGCCTGGTCCGACCAATCGAGGAGGTCGCCGGGTTCGGACTGGTGGCCGACCGCGAACTGCGTGCGCCGGTACGCACCGCGCAGGTCCACTCCTTCGGATTCGGCGGCTTGAACGCCGTCGCCATCGTGGAGAAGGTGAGCTAG